In the genome of Chryseobacterium oryzae, one region contains:
- the rplC gene encoding 50S ribosomal protein L3, giving the protein MSGIIGKKIGMTSLFNEEGKNIPCTVIQAGPCSVLQVRTIEKDGYKSVQLGFDDKSEKNVGKALAGHFKKAGSAPKAKLVEFYREFVDEVKVGEEVKVDLFLEGEYVDVTGTSKGKGFQGVVKRHGFGGVMQATHGQHNRLRAPGSIGAGSDPSRVFKGMRMAGRMGGKQVTVQNLQVLKVDQEQNLLVVKGAVPGAKNSYVIIRKWN; this is encoded by the coding sequence ATGTCAGGTATTATTGGTAAAAAAATCGGTATGACATCTTTGTTTAACGAAGAAGGAAAAAACATTCCTTGTACAGTTATCCAAGCTGGTCCATGCTCGGTTTTACAGGTCAGAACCATTGAAAAGGACGGTTATAAGTCAGTTCAATTAGGTTTCGATGACAAGAGTGAGAAGAACGTTGGTAAAGCGTTAGCTGGTCATTTCAAAAAGGCTGGTTCGGCTCCTAAAGCTAAGTTGGTAGAATTCTACAGAGAGTTCGTAGACGAAGTAAAAGTAGGAGAAGAGGTGAAAGTTGATTTATTCCTAGAAGGGGAATATGTTGACGTTACAGGTACTTCTAAAGGTAAAGGTTTCCAAGGTGTTGTTAAAAGACACGGTTTTGGAGGTGTAATGCAGGCAACTCATGGTCAGCACAACAGACTTAGAGCTCCAGGTTCTATCGGTGCTGGTTCAGACCCTTCAAGAGTATTCAAAGGGATGAGAATGGCTGGAAGAATGGGAGGTAAGCAGGTAACTGTACAAAACCTTCAGGTGTTAAAAGTGGATCAAGAACAAAATCTTTTAGTAGTAAAAGGTGCTGTTCCGGGAGCTAAAAATTCTTATGTAATTATCAGAAAATGGAACTAG